In Rutidosis leptorrhynchoides isolate AG116_Rl617_1_P2 chromosome 2, CSIRO_AGI_Rlap_v1, whole genome shotgun sequence, one genomic interval encodes:
- the LOC139888991 gene encoding uncharacterized protein — protein sequence MANPQGWVEGKLTMKNKISIIGDVKKVMTENQIKIFKETCFGVWLDLEYMGNDPGLVHAMLQRKTVRPERIDDAKYPEEEDDIWFRFKPNFSIRFGRREFCLVTGFLFDTGTDMAHYIPKDYEKETAPIRKRLFPSIKESTNILIGDIEKKLLKSSRVGVSDDDVVRLAIILVVERAFMGKQSAHVVNKKFLYLVEDFSSVNKYPWGSRICEPTYEAVSEGFGVRESQLESGKAYTLAGFM from the exons ATGGCAAATCCGCAG GGATGGGTTGAAGGTAAACTGACGATGAAgaataaaataagtattataggTGATGTGAAGAAAGTAATGACTGAAAATCAAATTAAAATATTTAAAGAAACGTGTTTTGGTGTATGGTTAGATCTTGAATACATGGGAAACGATCCCGGActtgtacatgcaatgctccaaCGTAAAACTGTACGGCCGGAAAGAATTGATGATGCTAAGTACCCAGAGGAGGAAGATGACATATGGTTTAGATTTAAGCCTAATTTTTCTATTAGATTTGGTCGCCGAGAGTTTTGTCTAGTAACGGGGTTTTTGTTCGATACCGGTACAGatatggcacattacatccctaaAGATTATGAAAAAGAGACGGCTCCAATTAGAAAACGTTTATTTCCGTCCATTAAAGAGAGCACAAACATTTTGATTGGTGATATTGAAAAGAAGCTTCTAAAAAGTAGTCGGGTTGGTGTTTCGGACGATGATGTGGTTCGACTAGCAATCATATTAGTTGTAGAGAGAGCTTTTATGGGTAAACAATCTGCCCATGTGGTGAACAAGAAGTTCTTATATTTAGTTGAAGATTTTTCAAGTGTTAATaagtacccatgggggtctcgtatatGTGAACCGACTTACGAAGCGGTTAGTGAAGGGTTTGGTGTTCGGGAAAGCCAATTAGAGAGCGGCAAGGCGTACACTTTGGCAGGATTTATGTAG